In one Bacteroidota bacterium genomic region, the following are encoded:
- a CDS encoding PepSY-like domain-containing protein, which yields MKKLISLLAAVLITTGLFAQKVAEKDVPPAVLSTFKSKITDSVNVAWTKEGAIYEAAFTKNNMPVEVEIKETSEWVMTEWGIPAEYLPKKIKHHIDSVYAGFKVTETTIAYRTDGNFYVIEVKKKKDVQELTYALTCEFVKSEKIEAEKKEK from the coding sequence ATGAAAAAGTTGATTTCATTGTTGGCGGCCGTACTGATTACGACCGGCCTTTTTGCCCAAAAAGTTGCCGAAAAAGACGTTCCTCCCGCCGTTTTGAGCACTTTTAAATCAAAAATTACTGATTCTGTAAACGTAGCCTGGACAAAAGAAGGTGCGATTTATGAAGCGGCATTTACCAAAAACAATATGCCTGTTGAAGTTGAAATTAAGGAAACGAGCGAGTGGGTAATGACAGAGTGGGGAATTCCTGCCGAGTACCTGCCCAAAAAGATTAAACACCACATCGATTCTGTATATGCTGGTTTCAAAGTAACGGAAACTACTATTGCTTACCGCACCGATGGTAATTTCTACGTTATCGAAGTAAAGAAAAAGAAAGACGTACAGGAACTGACTTACGCCCTTACCTGCGAATTTGTTAAATCAGAGAAGATCGAAGCTGAGAAAAAAGAGAAGTAA
- a CDS encoding adenosylcobalamin-dependent ribonucleoside-diphosphate reductase, whose protein sequence is MQTYKFDDALAATIEYFKGDTLAANVWLNKYALKNSAGDLFERTPDDMHRRIAREIARVEKKYSNPIGEEEIYELFKDFKYIIPQGSPMAGIGNDFQVASLSNCYVIGNETPSDSYGGIMKVDQEQVQLMKRRGGVGHDLSHIRPMGSPVKNSALTSTGIVPFMERYSNSTREVAQDGRRGALMLSISIKHPDAERFIDAKLEDGKVTGANVSVKIDDTFMKAVRDGGKYVQQYPIDSKTPVYNKEIDALQLWKKIIHNAWKSAEPGVLFWDTIINESVPDSYADVGFRTMSTNPCGEIPLCPYDSCRLLAINLYSYVENPFTPQALFNSELFSQHVHYAQRIMDDIIDLESEKIDKILQKIDADPEDEETKRTERKLWEKIKEKTLKGRRTGIGITAEGDMIAALGSRYGSKEATDFSVEVHKQLAIEAYRASTNLAKSRGAFPIYSTEKEKNNPFILRLKEAAPLVYKAMEKYGRRNIALLTIAPTGSVSICTQTTSGIEPAFKVNYKRRVKVNPNDKNVTVSFVDEVGDSWEEYNVFHPKFLKWLKANGYDLDAVKLYSDEQLKPVIEKSPYHKATANDIDWLAKVKMQGAIQKWVDHSISVTVNVPTETTEEMVSDIYKTAWESGCKGVTIYRDGSRSGVLVSDTKKEDVDDFRETKAPTRPRKLDAEVIRFQNDYEKWVAVVGVLHGRPYEIFTGKAEDFFLPASVNKGHVLRNKEEGSETSRYDFQFEDKAGYKITIEGLSRSFDIEYWNYAKLISGILRHGMPLPYVVDLISNLRLENDSIVTWKNGVVRALKKYIPDGTQAPDTKCPQCDDPQGLVYKEGCLTCTSCGYSKCG, encoded by the coding sequence ATGCAAACCTATAAGTTCGACGATGCTCTTGCTGCCACGATTGAATATTTTAAAGGGGATACGCTTGCCGCGAACGTCTGGCTGAATAAATATGCATTGAAAAATAGTGCAGGCGATTTGTTCGAACGGACTCCCGATGATATGCATCGCCGCATTGCGCGCGAAATTGCACGCGTTGAGAAAAAATATTCCAATCCTATCGGCGAAGAAGAAATTTACGAGCTGTTCAAAGATTTCAAATACATCATTCCGCAGGGAAGCCCTATGGCAGGCATTGGCAACGATTTTCAGGTTGCATCGCTTTCAAACTGCTACGTGATTGGCAACGAAACACCTTCCGATTCTTACGGCGGCATCATGAAAGTTGATCAGGAACAGGTTCAGCTTATGAAACGCAGAGGCGGTGTAGGGCACGATCTGTCGCACATCCGCCCAATGGGCAGTCCGGTGAAGAACAGCGCACTCACATCAACCGGCATTGTTCCCTTTATGGAGCGCTATTCCAATTCTACCCGTGAAGTGGCTCAGGACGGTCGCCGTGGCGCGCTGATGCTGAGTATTTCCATTAAACATCCCGATGCCGAACGTTTTATTGATGCCAAGCTGGAAGACGGAAAAGTTACCGGTGCCAACGTTTCTGTGAAGATTGACGATACCTTCATGAAAGCCGTTCGCGATGGCGGAAAATATGTTCAGCAATACCCGATTGATTCTAAAACACCTGTTTATAATAAAGAAATTGATGCCCTGCAGCTGTGGAAAAAAATTATTCACAATGCATGGAAATCGGCAGAACCGGGCGTTCTGTTCTGGGATACTATTATTAACGAATCGGTTCCCGACAGCTATGCCGATGTTGGATTCCGCACCATGTCAACAAATCCATGCGGCGAAATTCCTTTATGCCCATACGACAGCTGTCGCCTGCTGGCAATCAATCTTTACAGCTACGTTGAAAATCCGTTCACACCTCAGGCACTTTTCAATTCAGAACTGTTTTCGCAGCACGTGCACTATGCCCAGCGCATCATGGACGACATCATTGATCTGGAAAGCGAAAAAATCGATAAAATACTGCAGAAAATAGATGCCGATCCCGAAGATGAAGAAACGAAACGCACCGAACGCAAGCTTTGGGAAAAAATAAAAGAGAAAACGCTGAAAGGCCGTCGTACCGGTATTGGTATTACTGCTGAAGGCGATATGATAGCGGCTCTGGGTTCGCGTTATGGCTCTAAAGAGGCAACGGATTTTTCGGTTGAGGTGCACAAACAGCTTGCGATTGAGGCATACCGTGCATCTACCAATCTGGCAAAATCAAGAGGCGCTTTTCCTATTTACAGCACAGAAAAAGAAAAAAATAATCCGTTTATTCTTCGCCTCAAAGAAGCTGCACCGCTTGTATATAAAGCCATGGAAAAATACGGCAGACGAAACATTGCGCTGCTTACCATCGCTCCAACAGGCAGCGTAAGTATTTGTACACAGACGACTTCGGGCATTGAACCTGCATTCAAAGTAAATTACAAACGCCGCGTAAAAGTAAATCCGAACGATAAAAATGTAACCGTAAGCTTTGTGGATGAAGTGGGCGATTCATGGGAAGAATACAACGTGTTTCATCCTAAATTCCTGAAATGGCTCAAGGCAAACGGGTATGATTTGGACGCTGTAAAACTTTATTCCGATGAGCAACTGAAACCTGTGATTGAAAAATCACCGTACCATAAAGCAACCGCCAACGATATTGACTGGCTCGCCAAAGTAAAGATGCAGGGTGCGATACAGAAATGGGTTGATCATAGCATCAGCGTTACTGTTAATGTACCCACCGAAACTACAGAAGAAATGGTGAGCGACATTTATAAAACCGCATGGGAAAGCGGCTGCAAAGGCGTTACCATTTATCGCGACGGTTCCCGTTCGGGTGTGCTGGTGAGTGATACAAAGAAAGAAGACGTGGATGATTTCCGCGAAACAAAAGCCCCGACACGTCCGCGCAAACTCGATGCAGAGGTTATCCGTTTCCAAAATGACTATGAGAAGTGGGTTGCTGTGGTGGGTGTGTTGCATGGCCGGCCATACGAGATATTTACCGGCAAGGCGGAAGATTTCTTTTTACCTGCTTCGGTGAATAAAGGTCATGTATTGAGGAATAAAGAAGAGGGCAGCGAAACCTCCCGTTATGATTTTCAATTTGAAGATAAGGCCGGCTACAAGATAACCATTGAAGGGCTTTCACGCTCATTTGATATTGAATACTGGAATTACGCCAAACTAATTTCAGGCATTCTCAGGCATGGCATGCCCTTGCCTTATGTGGTTGACCTCATTTCCAATCTTCGTTTGGAGAACGACTCCATTGTGACCTGGAAAAACGGCGTGGTACGTGCTCTTAAAAAATACATTCCGGACGGCACACAGGCACCCGATACCAAATGTCCTCAGTGCGACGACCCCCAAGGTTTAGTTTATAAAGAAGGCTGCCTCACCTGCACCAGCTGCGGATATTCTAAGTGCGGCTGA
- a CDS encoding DUF3108 domain-containing protein, giving the protein MKKVMWMVLVLVMPAIMVKAQMREVTNTVFQRGEILTYRVYYESLLTGKVTAGILTMEVTKDNKVINERNTFHITAVGKTKGAFNFFFKVLDRYETYMDEKSLVPWLFIRRVDEGSYIINQDVTFNQNKNVAYFKDNKRKRSSTVVTPPNIQDILSAIYYMRSYDFANINTNDELPVKFMLDDTVFSSKVTYLGKSSIDIGIGKVKCIKLKPQVITGSVFKDPYPVIVYASDDKNRIPIYAEGEVLVGKVKMELVNWSGLKNSFSALE; this is encoded by the coding sequence ATGAAAAAGGTAATGTGGATGGTACTGGTGTTAGTAATGCCGGCCATCATGGTAAAAGCTCAGATGCGCGAAGTAACAAACACCGTTTTTCAGCGCGGAGAAATCCTGACCTATAGGGTATATTACGAATCGCTGCTTACAGGCAAAGTAACTGCCGGGATACTCACCATGGAAGTTACAAAAGACAACAAAGTAATCAACGAGAGGAATACGTTCCACATTACGGCTGTGGGAAAAACCAAGGGTGCCTTTAATTTCTTTTTTAAAGTACTCGACCGCTACGAAACTTATATGGACGAAAAAAGCCTTGTGCCCTGGTTATTCATAAGACGTGTTGACGAAGGAAGTTATATCATCAATCAGGATGTAACATTTAACCAGAACAAGAATGTTGCGTATTTCAAAGACAATAAAAGAAAACGTTCTTCAACAGTTGTTACACCGCCTAATATTCAGGACATTCTTTCGGCTATATATTATATGCGCAGTTATGATTTTGCCAACATCAACACCAACGATGAACTGCCGGTAAAATTCATGCTGGATGATACTGTTTTTTCATCAAAGGTAACCTACCTCGGCAAGTCAAGTATCGACATTGGTATCGGCAAGGTAAAATGCATTAAACTGAAGCCACAAGTAATTACAGGAAGTGTTTTTAAAGATCCTTACCCTGTAATAGTGTATGCCAGCGACGATAAAAACCGCATTCCAATTTATGCCGAAGGAGAAGTTCTGGTTGGAAAAGTGAAGATGGAACTGGTGAATTGGTCGGGGCTTAAAAATTCGTTCAGCGCACTTGAGTAA
- a CDS encoding pyridoxamine 5'-phosphate oxidase family protein, whose protein sequence is MNVPDPRILKLVKKHHIFTLASSVENNPYCATCFYVFDENSMRFIFISEKHTRHISEIENNNRVAGAIAYETRLIGVLRGVQFTGNVRELEGSERSSAKKAYIRRFPVAAPFLKDTPFWALEADFFKMTDNRLGFGTKLIWYRNS, encoded by the coding sequence ATGAATGTCCCCGATCCACGTATCCTCAAACTGGTAAAGAAACACCATATTTTTACCCTTGCCTCATCGGTAGAGAATAATCCTTACTGCGCCACCTGTTTTTATGTCTTTGATGAAAACAGTATGCGTTTTATCTTTATTTCTGAAAAACACACCCGGCATATTTCGGAAATTGAGAACAATAATCGTGTTGCGGGTGCTATCGCATACGAAACCAGACTCATAGGTGTTTTACGGGGCGTGCAGTTTACCGGTAATGTTAGGGAATTAGAGGGTTCGGAGCGCTCCAGTGCAAAAAAAGCATACATCAGAAGGTTTCCGGTAGCGGCGCCTTTCTTAAAAGACACTCCCTTCTGGGCTTTAGAAGCCGATTTCTTTAAAATGACCGACAACAGGCTCGGTTTCGGCACGAAGCTAATCTGGTATCGGAATTCCTGA